A DNA window from Christiangramia salexigens contains the following coding sequences:
- a CDS encoding alpha/beta hydrolase: MSKEFSLQHIIRKPKTEIAKAPVLILLHGYGSDENDLFSFAEELPDELFIISAKAPYSMQPYGNAWYAIHWDNNDGKFSDDVQAITSRETIKDFIDEIIYNYPVDADNINLLGFSQGSILSYSVALSYPEKVKNVIALSGYVNEGILKKDYASNDFSKLKFYCSHGSVDQVIPVDWARKSKPFLDALNIENSYSEFPVGHGVAPQNFYEFREWLKQRI, from the coding sequence ATGAGTAAAGAATTTTCCCTGCAACACATAATAAGAAAACCTAAAACTGAAATTGCCAAAGCACCTGTTCTTATCTTGCTTCATGGTTACGGAAGTGATGAGAACGACCTGTTCTCTTTTGCCGAAGAATTGCCGGACGAGCTTTTCATTATTTCGGCAAAGGCTCCATATTCTATGCAACCTTATGGGAATGCGTGGTATGCGATCCATTGGGATAATAACGATGGTAAGTTCAGTGATGATGTACAGGCCATAACGTCCAGAGAGACCATAAAAGATTTTATCGATGAGATCATTTATAACTATCCGGTTGATGCAGATAACATCAATCTTCTTGGGTTTAGTCAGGGAAGTATCTTAAGCTATTCAGTGGCACTCTCCTATCCTGAAAAAGTGAAAAATGTGATCGCGCTAAGTGGTTATGTAAATGAAGGTATCCTGAAAAAGGATTATGCCTCCAATGATTTTTCAAAGCTTAAATTCTATTGCTCTCATGGATCTGTAGACCAGGTGATCCCGGTAGATTGGGCAAGAAAATCGAAACCTTTCCTTGATGCTCTGAACATCGAGAACTCCTATTCAGAATTTCCTGTGGGTCATGGAGTGGCACCTCAGAATTTCTATGAGTTCAGGGAATGGTTAAAGCAAAGGATCTAA
- a CDS encoding MBL fold metallo-hydrolase, whose product MEVRFLGTGTSQGIPIIGSDHPVCLSDNPKDKRLRVSVMITWNNYNILIDCGPDFRQQMLANNVKRLDAIFYTHEHNDHTAGLDDIRPFFFKQGDIPVYAHERVLKALRKRFDYIFVTENKYPGAPGVKENRIENKPFSFHGLTVTPVNFMHNRLQVFGFRLEDFAYLTDLKSIEDEEVQKLSDLKVLVISALRIEPHHSHLNLEEALEFIGRVKPRTAYLTHISHMMGFHDEIEQQLPPNIHLAYDNLKIEV is encoded by the coding sequence TTGGAAGTAAGGTTTTTAGGAACAGGCACATCTCAGGGGATTCCAATCATAGGAAGTGATCATCCGGTATGTCTTAGCGATAATCCAAAAGATAAACGATTAAGGGTTTCGGTAATGATCACCTGGAATAATTATAATATTCTAATTGATTGTGGTCCGGATTTTCGTCAGCAAATGCTCGCGAATAATGTGAAAAGGCTGGATGCCATTTTTTATACGCATGAGCATAATGACCATACAGCCGGTTTAGACGATATTAGACCCTTTTTTTTTAAGCAGGGAGATATACCCGTCTATGCTCACGAAAGAGTGCTTAAAGCGCTTCGCAAACGGTTTGATTACATCTTTGTTACCGAGAATAAATATCCGGGAGCACCGGGAGTGAAGGAAAATCGCATAGAGAATAAACCCTTTTCTTTTCATGGGCTCACCGTGACTCCTGTGAATTTCATGCATAACCGTTTACAGGTCTTTGGTTTCCGGCTGGAAGATTTTGCTTATCTAACAGACTTGAAGTCTATTGAAGATGAAGAAGTACAAAAGCTTAGTGATCTAAAGGTTCTTGTGATCAGTGCCTTAAGAATTGAACCGCATCATTCACATCTAAATCTTGAAGAAGCTTTGGAATTCATTGGGAGGGTGAAACCCAGAACCGCTTATCTCACTCATATAAGTCATATGATGGGTTTTCACGATGAAATAGAACAACAATTACCGCCAAATATACATTTGGCTTATGATAATCTTAAAATAGAAGTTTAG
- a CDS encoding nicotinate-nucleotide adenylyltransferase, translating into MPITIMGDKEFENVPSINSKALRINLNENIYGTFSEIGAGQETVRNFFRAGGASGTIAKAMSAYDKDFSDAIYGVESDRRYVTEARLKKMLSHETNLIEERISRDKHPNKLFFTYANTVATIDFAKKYKGHGWVGIRYQVDPNEDYNEILLHVRFHENDARHQQNTLGILGVNLIYGAYYKHDNPKKLLRYLYDHIDKDQIEIDTINFSGPRFEKVDNRLMSLQLVKNGMTEAVMFGPDGNNVLPAKILYKKNILALRGSFRPVTKVNMDMYEQSKELFFKESKVSEENTEIIFEITLSNLRAEGEIDERDFMDRAELLCSLGQTVMISNFQEYYRVVEYFSRYSKQRMGLTMGVNNLVDVFDEKYYRHLSGGILEAFGKLFFKDLKVYLYPLRDSETGELTTSENLKVHPRMKELYKFFKYNGRVEDITNYNPDILDVYSREVLKMISEGEDGWEQMLPDKTTKMIKEQNLFHYKENKKKAKTEEV; encoded by the coding sequence ATGCCAATTACCATAATGGGCGATAAGGAATTTGAAAATGTTCCTTCTATAAACAGCAAAGCGCTGCGCATTAATTTAAATGAAAATATCTACGGGACGTTTTCTGAAATTGGTGCTGGTCAGGAAACGGTTAGGAATTTCTTCCGGGCTGGTGGTGCTTCGGGAACTATAGCGAAAGCAATGAGTGCCTATGATAAGGATTTTAGTGATGCCATTTATGGAGTTGAAAGTGATCGTAGATACGTTACAGAAGCCAGGCTTAAAAAAATGTTATCTCACGAAACCAATCTTATAGAGGAAAGAATTTCGAGAGATAAGCATCCTAATAAGTTATTCTTTACCTATGCCAATACTGTGGCTACTATAGATTTCGCTAAGAAATATAAAGGACATGGTTGGGTAGGTATCCGTTATCAGGTAGATCCTAATGAGGACTACAATGAAATTCTGCTTCACGTACGTTTTCATGAAAATGATGCGAGACACCAACAAAACACCCTGGGAATATTAGGAGTTAACCTCATTTATGGCGCTTATTATAAACACGATAATCCTAAAAAATTACTTAGGTATCTATATGACCATATAGATAAGGATCAGATAGAGATAGACACCATCAACTTCTCAGGTCCAAGATTTGAAAAAGTGGATAACCGTTTGATGAGTCTCCAACTAGTTAAAAATGGAATGACGGAAGCAGTTATGTTTGGTCCCGATGGGAATAACGTACTGCCTGCTAAAATTCTTTATAAAAAGAACATTCTTGCACTTCGCGGAAGTTTTAGACCGGTGACTAAGGTCAATATGGACATGTATGAGCAATCTAAAGAACTTTTCTTTAAGGAAAGTAAGGTTTCTGAAGAGAATACAGAGATCATCTTCGAGATCACACTTTCTAACCTGCGTGCTGAAGGAGAGATCGACGAGAGAGACTTTATGGACCGTGCAGAGCTTTTATGCTCTTTAGGACAAACGGTAATGATCTCGAATTTCCAGGAGTATTATCGTGTGGTGGAATATTTCTCCCGCTACTCTAAACAGAGAATGGGACTAACTATGGGAGTAAACAACCTGGTTGATGTATTCGATGAGAAATACTACCGTCATTTAAGTGGGGGTATCCTTGAGGCTTTTGGAAAACTATTCTTTAAAGATCTTAAAGTGTATTTATACCCACTTAGAGATTCTGAAACCGGAGAGCTTACTACAAGTGAAAACCTTAAAGTACACCCACGTATGAAGGAACTTTATAAGTTCTTTAAGTATAATGGAAGGGTTGAGGATATTACCAATTATAATCCGGATATCCTTGATGTATATTCAAGAGAGGTGTTAAAGATGATCAGCGAAGGTGAAGATGGATGGGAACAAATGTTGCCAGACAAAACCACTAAGATGATTAAAGAACAGAATCTTTTTCATTATAAGGAAAACAAGAAAAAGGCTAAGACCGAAGAAGTTTAG
- the murA gene encoding UDP-N-acetylglucosamine 1-carboxyvinyltransferase — protein sequence MGTFQIEGGHRLSGEIQPQGAKNEALQILCAVLLTDEKVTIHNIPDILDVNKLINLLKNLGVKTEKLGPGSYSFQSDNLDMDYLASEQFKTDGGGLRGSIMIVGPLLGRFGKGFIPKPGGDKIGRRRLDTHFEGFMKLGADFRYSKEERFYGVEAPNGLKGDFMLLEEASVTGTANIVMAAVFAKGTTTIYNAACEPYLQQLCKMLNSMGAKISGVGSNLLEIEGVEKLGGCEHRILPDMIEIGSWIGLAAMTQSEITIKNVNWDMLGIIPTTFRKLGIQLEKKGDDIYIPAHTEGYEVQSFIDGSIMNISDAPWPGFTPDLLSIMLVIATQARGSVLIHQKMFESRLFFVDKLIDMGAKIILCDPHRATVIGHDFKSQLKATTMTSPDIRAGISLLIAALSAKGTSTIHNIEQIDRGYENIEARLKAIGARITRID from the coding sequence ATGGGAACTTTTCAAATTGAAGGCGGGCATCGTTTAAGTGGGGAGATACAGCCTCAGGGAGCGAAAAACGAAGCACTGCAAATTCTATGTGCAGTATTGTTAACCGATGAAAAAGTTACAATACATAACATTCCTGATATACTTGACGTAAATAAACTTATAAATCTTCTAAAAAATCTTGGGGTTAAAACCGAGAAGCTTGGACCGGGTAGCTATAGTTTTCAAAGCGATAATCTGGACATGGATTATCTGGCAAGCGAACAATTTAAAACCGACGGGGGAGGACTTCGTGGTTCTATAATGATCGTGGGGCCTTTGTTGGGTAGGTTTGGAAAAGGATTTATTCCTAAGCCCGGTGGTGATAAGATCGGAAGAAGAAGACTGGATACGCATTTTGAAGGTTTTATGAAACTGGGTGCGGATTTCAGATACAGTAAAGAAGAAAGATTTTACGGAGTTGAAGCTCCAAATGGTTTAAAAGGGGATTTCATGTTACTGGAAGAAGCTTCGGTAACAGGGACTGCCAATATTGTAATGGCGGCTGTCTTTGCAAAAGGAACCACTACAATCTATAATGCCGCATGTGAACCATACCTTCAGCAGTTATGCAAAATGCTTAACTCCATGGGGGCTAAAATAAGCGGAGTAGGGTCTAACCTTCTGGAAATTGAAGGGGTAGAAAAACTTGGAGGTTGCGAACATAGGATACTTCCAGATATGATCGAGATCGGTTCCTGGATTGGCCTTGCGGCTATGACACAGAGTGAGATCACTATAAAAAATGTAAACTGGGATATGTTGGGTATTATTCCAACAACTTTTAGAAAACTGGGAATTCAGCTGGAAAAAAAGGGTGATGATATTTATATTCCCGCCCATACAGAGGGTTATGAGGTGCAGAGTTTTATTGATGGTTCTATCATGAACATTAGTGATGCACCGTGGCCAGGTTTTACACCAGATCTTTTAAGTATTATGCTTGTAATTGCAACACAGGCCAGGGGGAGTGTTCTTATTCATCAGAAAATGTTTGAAAGCAGATTATTCTTTGTGGATAAGCTAATAGATATGGGTGCTAAAATCATTCTATGTGACCCGCACCGGGCAACTGTAATAGGTCATGACTTTAAATCTCAATTAAAAGCGACCACTATGACCTCACCTGATATTAGAGCAGGAATCTCGTTATTGATCGCGGCTCTGTCTGCTAAAGGAACTTCTACGATCCATAATATTGAGCAAATAGATCGTGGTTATGAAAATATAGAAGCACGTTTAAAAGCTATCGGAGCAAGAATTACCCGAATAGACTAA